From the genome of Candidatus Nitrosocosmicus oleophilus, one region includes:
- a CDS encoding adenylate/guanylate cyclase domain-containing protein, with product MKGENTDSDKHIDKDKLDDEDRRVLEDIIYKKTNENEKETEIFDLKTLVNLRQDRLWGAIKERYRYNTSIKRGQDYLLRHVDSKVSLVVMYADLVGSTKMSMTLPVEKLVTVVRAFSHEMSSAIESLNGYVLKYAGDAVIAFFPSGFNKYLTCDNAFRCAESMINILKDGINPILSKHDYPSLSVKIGIDEGENIVFQYGYDRSSQVDILGYTMNVTSKITSITSPNEISVGENVYKLLHPQIQTNFKQVNFDNSDWKYIDIKTGDPYKVYTLK from the coding sequence TTGAAGGGAGAGAATACGGACTCGGATAAGCATATAGATAAAGATAAGCTAGATGATGAAGACAGAAGGGTTCTAGAAGACATTATTTACAAAAAGACTAACGAGAATGAAAAGGAAACAGAAATTTTTGATCTGAAGACTTTGGTCAATTTGAGACAAGATCGATTATGGGGGGCAATAAAAGAAAGATATCGATACAACACATCTATTAAAAGAGGCCAAGACTATTTGCTAAGACATGTAGATTCTAAAGTATCATTAGTAGTTATGTATGCTGACTTGGTCGGCTCCACTAAGATGAGCATGACCTTGCCGGTAGAAAAATTAGTGACGGTTGTAAGGGCGTTTTCCCATGAAATGTCCTCAGCCATAGAGAGCCTTAATGGATATGTTCTAAAATATGCAGGTGACGCGGTTATCGCTTTTTTTCCTTCCGGATTCAACAAATATCTAACATGTGATAACGCATTCAGATGTGCTGAGTCCATGATTAATATCCTTAAGGATGGTATCAATCCTATCCTAAGTAAACATGATTACCCGAGTCTTTCCGTAAAAATTGGTATCGACGAGGGAGAAAACATAGTATTCCAATACGGTTATGATAGGAGTTCTCAGGTTGATATTTTGGGATACACAATGAATGTAACTTCGAAAATTACATCTATTACATCACCCAACGAAATATCTGTTGGAGAAAATGTTTATAAGTTACTACATCCACAGATTCAAACGAATTTTAAGCAAGTCAATTTTGATAATAGCGATTGGAAATATATTGACATAAAAACAGGGGATCCGTACAAGGTGTATACTTTAAAGTAA
- a CDS encoding PQQ-dependent sugar dehydrogenase, with protein sequence MYKTKLLFSFFISSVILLSLAIIPYSVHLSFGAYAKAPVAPRGPTIKDDNLVVEKITDGLDFPTSMAFLGPNDILVTEKVTGKVMRVLGGQIQNEPVLDVPVANSIERGLLGIAVSKQVDGKTYVFLSYTESGNGVDGSDFTDQTDPLGNRLYRYEFVDGRLINPVLLLDLTAIPDNGRGEHNGGKILIGPDNNIYYVIGEVGGHRTQAQNIVDGPAPNGLGGILRITQDGNVVDDGSIFGKGLPLNVYYAMGIRNSFGMDFDPLTGNLWDTENGPTAGDEINLVFPGFNSGWSLIQGFSKNDFLGTGTTSDDLVYFGKGSYAEPKFDWVNPIGITALKFLNSAKLGQEYQNNMFVGDINNGLLYRFILNQARDGILINDTSLGNIKSLADYEVNDPKENQPVVFGQGFGGITDIQVGPDGYLYVLSYTGSLFRILPSSDGLAGEESQLADKTGTNDTQNDNSVPVSIVGINGYNSYSPNPVKIQKGQTVTWYNGDAISHTVTSGIDGDTDAGKMFDSDAIIPNQHYSITFDNTGDYQYYCIYHPSMVGEIMVE encoded by the coding sequence ATGTATAAAACTAAACTTTTATTTTCCTTTTTTATTTCATCAGTTATATTACTTTCCTTAGCAATCATTCCATACAGCGTCCATTTATCCTTTGGCGCTTACGCAAAAGCACCTGTGGCTCCTCGTGGACCTACTATTAAAGATGACAATCTCGTTGTTGAAAAAATTACTGACGGTTTAGACTTTCCCACTAGTATGGCATTTTTAGGACCCAACGATATATTAGTAACCGAGAAAGTAACAGGAAAAGTCATGAGGGTACTGGGTGGTCAAATACAAAACGAGCCGGTCCTGGATGTACCTGTGGCTAATTCCATTGAACGTGGTCTACTGGGTATTGCCGTATCTAAACAAGTTGATGGAAAAACGTATGTTTTCTTGTCTTATACGGAATCTGGAAATGGAGTAGATGGTAGTGATTTTACGGATCAGACAGATCCATTGGGGAATAGACTATATCGTTATGAATTTGTTGATGGTCGATTAATAAATCCTGTTCTCTTGTTAGATTTAACCGCTATTCCCGATAATGGTAGAGGTGAACACAATGGAGGTAAGATCTTGATAGGGCCAGATAATAACATTTACTATGTAATTGGGGAGGTCGGTGGTCACAGAACACAGGCTCAAAATATAGTGGACGGTCCAGCACCTAATGGTCTTGGAGGTATTCTAAGAATTACACAGGACGGCAATGTAGTAGATGATGGTTCCATATTTGGCAAAGGATTGCCACTGAATGTTTACTATGCCATGGGTATTAGGAATAGCTTTGGTATGGATTTTGATCCGTTGACTGGAAACCTATGGGACACAGAAAATGGACCTACTGCTGGCGATGAAATCAATTTGGTATTTCCGGGGTTTAATAGCGGTTGGTCATTAATTCAAGGATTTTCAAAGAATGATTTTCTTGGTACGGGTACAACCTCGGATGATCTGGTATATTTTGGCAAAGGATCATATGCTGAACCTAAGTTCGACTGGGTAAATCCAATCGGGATCACTGCATTAAAATTCTTAAATTCTGCTAAGTTAGGACAAGAATATCAAAATAATATGTTTGTGGGTGATATTAACAACGGTCTTTTATATCGTTTTATCCTTAATCAGGCTAGAGATGGCATACTCATAAACGATACTTCCTTAGGAAATATCAAATCATTAGCAGATTATGAGGTTAATGATCCTAAGGAAAATCAACCCGTAGTTTTTGGACAAGGCTTTGGCGGGATAACCGATATTCAGGTAGGTCCGGATGGATATCTATATGTATTAAGCTATACGGGATCATTGTTTAGAATTCTTCCGTCTTCAGACGGCTTGGCTGGAGAAGAGAGTCAACTCGCGGATAAGACAGGAACTAACGATACCCAGAATGATAACTCTGTACCCGTATCCATTGTAGGAATAAATGGATATAATTCTTATTCACCAAATCCTGTAAAAATACAAAAAGGTCAAACTGTAACTTGGTATAATGGGGATGCTATTTCCCATACTGTTACATCTGGTATAGATGGTGACACGGATGCGGGAAAGATGTTTGATTCGGATGCAATAATACCAAATCAGCACTATAGTATAACTTTTGATAATACTGGGGACTATCAGTATTATTGCATTTATCATCCATCTATGGTAGGTGAAATTATGGTGGAATGA
- a CDS encoding CHRD domain-containing protein, which translates to MCAALILSITIIASLYFIIQLTGTVVSFESKLLQPTQQNQSYVANLAGVNNIPPVNTNATGIVKFITNDHYYNNNEVYYEINLTNLNSDVGKVEVHLGQKNENGPAVTTLYQTTTSLPSEICCTSADSENERTKLFFNGTVFPQTFEFGPLADSKNITDLVNLFNNGSAYVQVYAYHPDSLSLFGLDDEIRGQIAKQ; encoded by the coding sequence ATGTGTGCCGCACTAATATTATCAATTACGATAATCGCATCATTGTATTTTATTATCCAGCTAACTGGAACAGTTGTATCGTTTGAATCAAAGCTATTGCAACCGACACAACAAAATCAATCGTATGTAGCAAACTTAGCTGGTGTGAACAACATACCTCCCGTAAACACAAATGCAACTGGTATTGTTAAATTTATCACCAATGATCATTACTACAACAATAATGAGGTATATTACGAAATAAATCTCACAAATCTAAATAGTGACGTGGGAAAAGTTGAAGTTCACTTGGGCCAAAAGAACGAAAATGGACCTGCTGTGACTACTTTGTATCAAACAACTACGTCCCTACCTTCAGAAATTTGTTGTACATCTGCCGATTCAGAAAATGAAAGGACCAAACTCTTCTTCAATGGAACAGTTTTTCCACAAACCTTTGAATTTGGACCATTAGCAGATAGCAAAAATATAACAGATTTAGTCAATCTTTTTAATAATGGTAGTGCCTATGTACAAGTTTATGCCTATCATCCTGACTCTCTAAGCCTGTTTGGTTTGGATGACGAAATTCGTGGTCAAATTGCAAAACAATAA
- a CDS encoding multicopper oxidase family protein, with translation MRFRDKRLLHCNSTYLFVTMFMTSLTYMITANQIALGQDESSPLKGMNFSKPSDMYSNKQGILEVSLIIEEKQGLVGNESVTALVYNGSLMGPTLHIKPGERLVVNLVNEVDQTNIHFHGLHVSPTGSSDNIFRVVEPGETAKYVLDIPINHPTGTFWYHPHLHGLATTQVGGGMSGLIKIEGLEDLLPSALNNITQQTFVLKAFPWSLNGSSTNPIYKWANYFTVNGQINPVINISSGETQLWQFANIDPATFYNITLPGHTFHIIAEDGNPVWEVWDGKNLVLPAGKRFEVLVTGGENGTYPLKSLPYNRSGFSPTSEVTLATVNVQGKDGAQTTEVTPSSLVPRHDLGDAQIQTQRTLVFNGSPDNQTATRFGDVGTNQINGKVFDHNRVDYIVKLGDVEEWTLKNSDNEDHTFHIHVNDFQVMSVNGQPYNAHGLQDTVVLPQGGEVVVRIPFTDFVGKFVFHCHILPHEDTGMMGIVEVVDPFTPQE, from the coding sequence ATGAGATTTAGAGACAAGAGACTATTACACTGTAACTCGACTTACCTATTTGTTACTATGTTTATGACATCGTTGACATATATGATTACTGCTAACCAAATTGCTCTTGGTCAGGATGAGTCGTCACCTCTTAAGGGTATGAATTTCTCAAAGCCTTCAGACATGTACAGCAATAAGCAAGGAATATTGGAAGTTTCACTCATCATTGAAGAGAAGCAGGGTTTGGTTGGAAACGAATCAGTCACAGCGCTGGTTTATAATGGATCGCTAATGGGACCAACTTTACACATCAAACCTGGTGAACGACTGGTGGTAAACCTTGTTAACGAGGTAGATCAAACTAATATACATTTTCATGGTCTGCATGTGTCACCGACCGGTAGCTCAGACAATATCTTTCGTGTCGTGGAACCCGGAGAAACTGCAAAGTACGTGCTTGACATCCCGATCAATCATCCCACAGGAACTTTTTGGTATCACCCGCACCTCCACGGTCTCGCTACTACTCAAGTGGGTGGCGGGATGTCGGGTTTGATCAAAATCGAGGGCTTAGAAGACTTACTACCTAGTGCTTTGAACAATATCACTCAGCAGACGTTTGTCTTGAAGGCTTTTCCATGGAGCCTGAACGGAAGTTCAACTAATCCAATATATAAGTGGGCAAATTATTTTACCGTCAATGGTCAAATTAATCCTGTTATAAATATTTCATCTGGGGAGACTCAGCTATGGCAATTTGCAAATATTGATCCTGCAACATTTTACAATATAACATTGCCCGGTCACACCTTCCATATAATCGCAGAAGACGGTAACCCTGTTTGGGAAGTCTGGGATGGAAAAAACCTTGTGCTTCCCGCTGGCAAGAGATTTGAAGTACTGGTTACTGGTGGAGAAAATGGAACTTATCCTCTTAAATCGCTCCCATACAACCGCTCGGGATTCTCTCCTACCTCTGAGGTAACCCTAGCAACGGTAAACGTACAAGGCAAAGATGGAGCTCAGACAACAGAGGTCACTCCTTCGAGTTTAGTACCAAGACATGACCTAGGAGATGCTCAGATCCAGACTCAACGTACGCTAGTCTTCAATGGCTCCCCAGACAACCAAACAGCAACCCGATTTGGCGACGTGGGAACTAACCAGATAAACGGCAAAGTTTTTGATCATAACCGGGTCGACTATATAGTGAAACTTGGAGACGTGGAGGAGTGGACACTTAAAAATAGCGATAATGAAGATCATACATTCCACATTCATGTCAATGACTTTCAGGTGATGTCAGTGAATGGCCAACCATATAATGCACATGGCTTGCAGGATACAGTAGTGCTTCCACAGGGTGGTGAGGTGGTGGTTCGTATCCCATTCACAGATTTTGTTGGAAAATTCGTCTTTCACTGTCACATTCTTCCACATGAGGATACCGGTATGATGGGCATCGTTGAGGTGGTCGATCCATTCACACCACAGGAGTGA
- a CDS encoding PDC sensor domain-containing protein: MLAIFSYNYFTQTANQIQELAINELQTNAEIEAYSIYNSLTNAISAITSNLLIIANSPSTMEGNISKIQTLLNFGLESTSNLTDGYYYLDSTGRLKTFTGIEKGQNANYRDIDLSYREYFQIPKQSKIPYISKVIDPNDNVPRMFISFPILKINQTGLLESQSQTNNNMTSFEGVIVASVAAKTLK, encoded by the coding sequence ATGTTGGCTATATTTTCTTACAACTATTTTACTCAAACAGCGAATCAAATTCAAGAACTTGCTATAAATGAATTGCAAACAAACGCCGAGATAGAAGCCTATAGTATTTACAATAGTTTAACAAATGCAATTTCTGCTATAACGTCCAATTTATTAATAATTGCTAATTCCCCTTCAACAATGGAAGGAAACATTTCTAAAATTCAAACCTTGTTAAATTTTGGACTAGAGTCCACAAGTAATCTGACAGATGGTTATTATTACTTGGATAGCACTGGAAGATTGAAAACTTTCACCGGAATTGAAAAGGGCCAAAATGCGAACTACAGAGATATCGACTTGAGTTACAGGGAGTATTTCCAGATTCCAAAACAGAGTAAAATTCCATACATCAGTAAGGTTATAGACCCTAATGATAATGTGCCTAGAATGTTTATTTCATTTCCAATTCTCAAAATTAATCAAACAGGATTGTTAGAATCACAATCACAAACCAATAATAATATGACTTCCTTTGAAGGTGTAATAGTTGCATCAGTTGCAGCAAAAACGTTGAAGTGA
- a CDS encoding sialidase family protein, with amino-acid sequence MKNNSKGAIIISLFILTALLTTAYQFQSSFGFPYTCLDARQGKAPIAVSGNNVYVAWWGNSSGNYEVMFKSSNNGGQTFGDKINLSNSTNGTSVEADIATSGSNVYVIFADNKTGNANLYIVTSNDNGKTFNQDIKLTDNSNSSLKNNTLLSQMNSYDVKASPYEPKVAAEGNNVYIIATGGEKSSTTYETDVFLKVSNDSGKTFGKDINLSQSPGIASDRIQLEAMNDKVYVTWWDKKMDGSDEPLMRISDDGGQTFGDKITLSANTTQFNNNNTAGISFSPSS; translated from the coding sequence ATGAAAAATAATTCAAAAGGCGCAATAATTATATCATTATTTATTCTTACAGCACTACTTACCACTGCATATCAATTTCAATCATCTTTTGGTTTTCCTTACACATGTCTAGATGCAAGGCAAGGAAAGGCGCCAATAGCAGTTTCTGGAAACAATGTGTATGTGGCTTGGTGGGGAAATAGCTCAGGAAATTATGAGGTCATGTTTAAGTCATCAAATAACGGTGGTCAGACATTTGGCGACAAAATTAACTTAAGCAATTCTACCAATGGAACATCTGTGGAGGCAGATATTGCTACATCAGGGAGTAACGTATATGTTATCTTTGCAGATAACAAGACAGGTAATGCTAATTTATATATCGTAACCTCAAACGATAATGGGAAAACATTCAATCAAGATATAAAACTAACTGACAATTCTAATTCGTCTTTGAAAAACAATACACTCTTGTCTCAAATGAATTCATACGATGTAAAAGCATCTCCATATGAGCCCAAGGTAGCAGCTGAAGGTAATAACGTATATATAATAGCAACGGGGGGGGAAAAGAGCAGTACAACTTATGAAACAGACGTCTTTTTAAAAGTCTCAAATGACAGCGGCAAAACTTTTGGAAAAGACATTAACTTGAGCCAATCACCAGGAATTGCCTCTGATAGAATTCAATTAGAAGCAATGAACGATAAGGTGTACGTGACATGGTGGGACAAAAAAATGGATGGCTCAGATGAACCGCTAATGAGAATCAGTGATGATGGAGGCCAAACATTTGGTGATAAAATAACCCTTTCAGCAAATACTACTCAATTCAATAATAATAACACCGCTGGCATATCCTTCTCCCCTTCTTCCTAA
- a CDS encoding DUF7383 domain-containing protein, protein MANHSIVKGHIVFISMIALFGILSLEGASVNVVSGQNVTTTTTTTTMQSSDFVVVPIQQHLGDNKNDIFAPGYPYRGDVSDTFNFTIDSTPSGSGYLLVQIYGSYFEGHTIVINGQHVTSAGGNFGNSGTENWATLTVLLDEDVLKQGENSIQFLRNPNTDDNFLIDNVVVNWKYQLPQ, encoded by the coding sequence ATGGCAAATCATTCAATTGTAAAAGGACATATTGTTTTTATTAGTATGATAGCATTATTTGGAATATTGAGTTTGGAAGGTGCGTCAGTTAATGTTGTAAGCGGCCAAAACGTAACAACGACTACGACAACTACCACGATGCAATCTTCGGACTTTGTGGTAGTGCCTATCCAACAACACCTTGGAGACAATAAAAACGATATATTTGCACCAGGTTATCCATATAGAGGTGATGTGTCAGACACTTTTAATTTCACAATTGACAGTACCCCAAGTGGAAGCGGATATCTACTGGTACAAATATACGGATCATACTTTGAGGGACATACAATAGTAATTAATGGACAACATGTAACTAGCGCCGGGGGTAACTTTGGAAATTCTGGAACCGAAAACTGGGCAACCTTAACAGTCTTGCTAGATGAAGATGTTCTAAAACAAGGTGAGAACAGTATACAGTTCTTAAGGAACCCTAACACAGATGACAACTTTCTTATAGACAATGTAGTGGTTAATTGGAAGTATCAGTTGCCTCAATAG
- a CDS encoding CbtA family protein, whose translation MKSLTFIFISLLSGIIAGVILAGVNYFVAEPFIDQAIGIEVDNSIASGEVVDFDELSSYRVWQKEGTFAAGAFLGLTYGAILGIVYVISRKYLPSSDDRKKALILAAIMCLSLYVVPFIKYPANPPAVGDPETIGLRDSLYTNYQLASGLIALGVSILMYKLRRIGYSKYVIIVIYLGLVASIYAIFPANPDEITAPMELVNAFRAVTFGTMVMFYLVLGTIFGIMWNKFKPHETARITA comes from the coding sequence ATGAAATCTTTAACATTTATTTTTATATCTCTTTTGTCTGGTATTATAGCTGGAGTAATTTTAGCAGGCGTTAATTACTTTGTTGCAGAGCCATTTATAGATCAAGCTATAGGAATTGAGGTGGATAACAGTATTGCATCTGGCGAGGTAGTTGATTTTGATGAATTGAGTTCATACAGGGTGTGGCAAAAGGAAGGAACTTTTGCGGCAGGAGCATTTTTGGGGTTAACATATGGTGCGATTTTAGGGATTGTTTATGTAATATCAAGAAAGTATTTGCCGTCCTCGGACGATAGGAAAAAAGCACTTATTTTAGCAGCCATAATGTGTTTATCATTATATGTTGTTCCATTCATCAAGTATCCTGCAAACCCACCTGCCGTAGGAGATCCGGAGACTATTGGATTAAGGGATAGTTTGTATACTAACTATCAACTGGCATCTGGATTAATAGCTTTGGGTGTCAGTATTCTCATGTATAAATTACGAAGAATTGGTTACAGCAAGTATGTAATTATTGTAATTTACTTGGGTCTGGTTGCTTCTATTTATGCAATATTTCCAGCAAATCCTGATGAAATAACTGCTCCAATGGAATTAGTCAACGCATTTAGAGCCGTTACTTTTGGTACCATGGTTATGTTCTATTTAGTTCTAGGTACTATATTTGGAATTATGTGGAATAAATTTAAGCCCCATGAAACAGCCAGAATAACTGCCTAA